A single Tenacibaculum sp. 190524A02b DNA region contains:
- a CDS encoding S9 family peptidase — translation MKKLYSLIVIMAITILSCKKEGQKTSEEVKKEPKKYTIKQMMDNEAVRGGSFSSDNSKLLVTSNRSGVYNIYEVNTSNGAFTPITKSDSSSVYATSYFPNDDRMLFRMDNNGDEIYHIFKRDLDGTVKELTPEKGARALFSGWARDKKSFFFSSNKRDKRFMDVYEMEIENFTSKMIYENKEGYNVVAKSNNKNILALSKAVNTNDRDLFLYNRTTKETTKINTTLSGNSAEDFSLDDKYFYYTTDANGEFAVLMRYDIEAKKSEEVLKKNWDIMGSYFTYNGKYRVTYINEDGKNAIEIFDIANGKNIELPNVNGQSVTSVGFSKDESKMRFYSGGSNTPSNLYIYDLTTKEQKKLTDVLNKDINPADLVKAKVIRYPSFDGVTIPAIYYLPHQASTKSKVPALVWVHGGPGGQSRQGFSSRIQYLVNHGYAVLAVNNRGSSGYGKTFYTMDDKNHGEKDLQDCVEGKNWLAKQPEIDADKIGIIGGSYGGYMTMAALTYTPEEFKVGVNIFGVTNWLRTLKSIPSWWESYREALYKELGNPNTADSVRLRRISPLFHANKVTKPLMVLQGAKDPRVLQVESDEIVAEVKKNGVPVEYVLFDDEGHGFRKKENQIESNSRILKFLDKHLKKEGETEKIKE, via the coding sequence ATGAAAAAACTATATTCACTTATTGTTATTATGGCAATAACAATACTATCTTGTAAAAAGGAAGGGCAAAAAACTTCTGAAGAAGTTAAGAAAGAACCTAAAAAATATACCATTAAGCAAATGATGGATAATGAAGCGGTTAGAGGCGGAAGTTTTTCATCAGATAATTCAAAGTTATTAGTAACAAGTAACCGCTCAGGAGTATATAATATTTATGAAGTAAACACCAGTAATGGAGCGTTTACACCAATTACAAAATCAGATAGTTCATCGGTATATGCTACTTCATATTTTCCAAATGATGACAGAATGTTGTTTAGAATGGATAACAATGGAGATGAAATCTATCATATTTTTAAAAGAGATTTGGATGGAACCGTTAAAGAGTTAACTCCAGAAAAAGGAGCAAGAGCATTGTTTTCTGGATGGGCAAGAGATAAAAAGAGTTTCTTCTTTTCATCTAATAAAAGAGACAAACGATTTATGGATGTATATGAAATGGAAATTGAAAATTTCACTTCTAAAATGATCTATGAAAATAAAGAAGGATACAATGTAGTAGCTAAATCAAATAATAAAAACATTTTAGCATTAAGTAAAGCGGTAAATACTAATGACAGAGATTTGTTTTTATATAATAGAACAACCAAAGAAACTACTAAAATTAATACAACTTTAAGTGGAAATAGTGCTGAAGACTTTTCTTTAGATGATAAATATTTTTACTACACAACAGATGCTAATGGAGAATTTGCAGTTTTAATGCGATATGATATTGAAGCTAAAAAGTCAGAAGAAGTCTTGAAGAAAAATTGGGATATTATGGGAAGTTATTTTACCTATAATGGAAAATACAGAGTAACCTATATTAATGAAGATGGAAAAAATGCAATAGAGATTTTTGACATAGCAAACGGGAAAAATATCGAATTACCTAATGTAAATGGACAAAGTGTTACTAGTGTTGGTTTTTCAAAAGACGAATCTAAAATGCGCTTTTACTCAGGAGGATCAAATACGCCTTCTAACTTGTATATATATGACTTAACAACAAAAGAACAAAAGAAGTTGACAGATGTTTTAAACAAAGACATTAATCCAGCAGATTTAGTAAAGGCTAAAGTAATTAGATATCCATCTTTTGATGGAGTAACCATACCAGCTATTTACTATTTACCTCACCAAGCTTCTACTAAAAGTAAAGTGCCAGCTTTAGTTTGGGTTCACGGAGGTCCTGGCGGACAATCACGTCAAGGGTTTAGTTCAAGAATTCAATATTTAGTAAATCATGGTTATGCAGTATTAGCAGTTAATAACCGAGGAAGTAGTGGTTATGGAAAAACATTCTATACCATGGATGATAAAAACCACGGAGAAAAAGATTTACAAGATTGTGTAGAAGGTAAAAACTGGTTAGCAAAACAACCAGAAATAGATGCTGATAAAATAGGAATTATAGGAGGTTCTTACGGAGGGTATATGACGATGGCAGCATTAACTTACACGCCAGAAGAATTTAAAGTAGGTGTAAATATTTTTGGAGTAACTAATTGGTTAAGAACTTTAAAAAGTATTCCATCATGGTGGGAATCATATAGAGAAGCGTTATATAAAGAATTAGGAAATCCAAATACGGCAGATTCAGTGAGGTTAAGAAGAATTTCTCCATTATTCCATGCCAATAAAGTAACCAAGCCATTAATGGTTTTACAAGGTGCAAAAGACCCAAGAGTATTGCAAGTAGAATCAGATGAAATTGTAGCAGAAGTAAAAAAGAACGGTGTACCAGTAGAATATGTGTTATTTGATGATGAAGGGCATGGGTTTAGAAAAAAAGAAAACCAAATAGAATCAAATAGTAGAATTTTAAAATTTTTAGATAAACACCTTAAAAAAGAAGGAGAAACTGAAAAAATAAAAGAATAA
- a CDS encoding VPS10 domain-containing protein: MKKLLILLLIFSNFFLNAQEFTMDLVKNMKPRNIGPGGMSGRVTAIDVVESNTDVMYVGTASGGVWKSTSAGIKWKPIFEKEVTASIGALAIQQSNPSVIWVGTGEGNPRNSLNGGYGIYKSLDAGRTWKSMGLQKTRHIHRIVIDPSNPDIVYAAAIGSPWGEHKERGVYKTTDGGKTWKQILFTNIKSGAADLVMDPSNPNKLIATMWEHKREPWFFNSGGTGSGLFITHDGGENWKKITHKEGLPEGKLGRIGIAIARSNPEIIYALVEANKNALYKSEDGGFTWKNINSGSGIGNRPFYYSEIYVDPQNENRLYTIFTYVNVSEDGGKSFKRLMPAYRVSNGVHPDHHAWWIHPKDGSFMIDGNDGGLNITFDRGKSWRFIGNLPVAQFYHINVDNEYPYNVYGGMQDNGSWRGPAYVWKAQGIRNAYWQEISFGDGFDVVPDKDDARYGWTMSQQGYVSRYDYVTGNNYTVRPTHPDPKVKLRFNWNSAINIDPFNNSTIYFGSQFVHKSTDKGLTWEVISPDLTTNDKNKQKQSESGGLTMDATGAENHCTILVVEPSPLEKGMLWVATDDGQVQITRDGGQNWKNISANLKGLPANSWITQIKASNKHKGEALLVANDYRRFNYKPYAYRTKDYGTTWERIVDENDVESYTLCIVEDPENKNLLFLGTDDGLYVSINAGKKWTKWTNGFPTVPVKDLVIHPREHDLVIGTFGRAAWILDDIRPLRAMARNAQILTNAVNLFEPPIGYQASYQQPLGSRFGADALYNGENRKKGAILSYSINKPKKSTIKKDTTSVKYDSIKFEFFDKNRLIRTIKRKAPKENGIHRLVWNMTEKGIVKPSRNIRKPKAEPSGVKVKPGIYKVKLTYGNQSSEQNIKIVFDPRLKLSDNAINQKYESAKKLESYQEIMVNVLRQLQESKKIASNYKSKLAKSDKKKYKESIEASKAIIKQIDTLVATFLGKVDKRQGITRNPEVTINQRLNTARWYVNSRFGNQTATEERLIQQFTEVFEKAINKTNTFFTNDWNRYKDKVEKITISPFKETKRFSIN; encoded by the coding sequence ATGAAAAAACTATTAATACTACTATTAATTTTCTCTAACTTTTTTCTAAATGCGCAAGAGTTCACTATGGACTTGGTTAAAAATATGAAACCAAGAAATATTGGGCCTGGAGGAATGAGTGGAAGAGTAACAGCTATAGATGTTGTAGAATCAAATACTGATGTTATGTATGTAGGAACAGCATCAGGAGGTGTATGGAAATCTACTTCGGCAGGCATTAAATGGAAACCAATTTTTGAAAAAGAAGTAACAGCCTCAATAGGCGCTTTAGCCATACAACAATCTAATCCAAGTGTTATTTGGGTAGGAACTGGAGAAGGAAACCCAAGAAATAGTTTAAATGGAGGATACGGAATCTATAAATCACTAGACGCGGGAAGAACATGGAAATCTATGGGATTACAAAAAACACGTCATATACATAGAATAGTTATAGATCCATCCAATCCAGATATAGTATATGCAGCTGCTATTGGATCACCATGGGGAGAACACAAAGAAAGAGGTGTTTATAAAACAACTGATGGCGGTAAAACATGGAAACAAATATTATTCACCAACATAAAATCAGGAGCAGCAGATTTAGTAATGGATCCTTCCAATCCAAATAAATTAATTGCTACCATGTGGGAACATAAAAGAGAACCATGGTTTTTTAATTCTGGAGGAACAGGAAGCGGTTTGTTTATTACGCATGACGGTGGAGAAAATTGGAAAAAAATAACTCATAAAGAAGGTTTACCAGAAGGGAAGTTAGGTAGAATTGGAATAGCCATTGCACGTTCTAATCCAGAAATTATCTATGCTTTAGTAGAAGCTAATAAAAATGCCTTGTATAAAAGCGAAGATGGTGGATTCACTTGGAAAAATATAAATAGTGGAAGCGGTATTGGAAATAGACCATTTTATTATTCCGAAATATATGTTGATCCTCAGAATGAAAATAGATTGTATACCATTTTTACCTATGTAAATGTTTCTGAAGATGGCGGAAAAAGTTTTAAAAGATTAATGCCAGCTTATAGAGTATCTAATGGAGTACATCCTGATCATCATGCTTGGTGGATTCATCCCAAAGACGGCTCTTTTATGATAGATGGAAATGATGGAGGTTTAAACATAACTTTTGATAGAGGAAAGTCTTGGCGATTTATAGGAAATTTACCTGTAGCACAATTTTATCATATAAATGTAGATAATGAATACCCATACAACGTTTATGGAGGAATGCAAGATAATGGCTCTTGGCGCGGACCAGCTTATGTATGGAAAGCACAAGGTATTAGAAATGCCTACTGGCAAGAAATTAGTTTTGGTGATGGTTTTGATGTGGTTCCTGATAAAGATGATGCTCGTTATGGTTGGACTATGAGTCAACAAGGATATGTTTCTAGGTATGATTATGTAACGGGGAATAATTATACAGTTAGACCTACACATCCTGATCCAAAAGTAAAACTTCGGTTTAACTGGAATTCAGCTATAAATATTGACCCATTTAATAATTCAACCATCTATTTTGGAAGTCAATTTGTTCATAAATCAACAGATAAAGGATTAACATGGGAAGTTATTTCACCAGATTTAACAACAAATGATAAAAACAAACAAAAACAATCAGAAAGTGGAGGATTAACCATGGATGCTACAGGAGCAGAAAACCACTGTACTATTTTAGTTGTAGAACCTTCGCCTTTGGAAAAAGGAATGCTTTGGGTAGCTACTGACGATGGTCAAGTACAAATTACTAGAGATGGTGGACAAAATTGGAAAAATATATCAGCCAATTTAAAGGGACTGCCAGCAAATAGTTGGATAACACAAATAAAAGCATCTAATAAACATAAAGGAGAAGCTTTATTGGTAGCTAATGATTACCGCAGATTTAATTACAAACCATATGCCTACCGTACCAAAGATTATGGTACAACTTGGGAACGAATTGTAGATGAAAATGATGTTGAAAGTTATACATTATGTATTGTTGAAGATCCAGAGAATAAAAACCTACTGTTTTTAGGAACCGATGACGGTTTGTATGTTTCTATAAATGCAGGTAAAAAATGGACAAAGTGGACAAATGGTTTTCCAACGGTACCTGTAAAGGATTTGGTAATTCACCCAAGAGAACACGATTTGGTTATTGGAACTTTTGGAAGAGCAGCATGGATTTTAGATGATATTAGACCACTAAGAGCTATGGCAAGGAATGCACAAATTTTAACTAATGCGGTTAATTTATTTGAGCCACCAATAGGATATCAAGCTTCATATCAGCAACCTTTAGGAAGTCGTTTTGGAGCAGATGCACTATACAATGGAGAGAACCGTAAAAAAGGAGCGATACTATCATACTCTATAAATAAACCTAAAAAGAGTACCATAAAAAAAGATACTACTTCTGTTAAGTATGACTCTATAAAATTTGAGTTTTTTGATAAAAATAGATTAATAAGAACCATTAAAAGAAAAGCACCAAAAGAAAACGGAATTCATAGGTTAGTATGGAATATGACTGAAAAAGGAATTGTTAAGCCTTCAAGAAATATTAGAAAACCTAAAGCTGAACCATCAGGAGTTAAAGTAAAACCAGGTATTTATAAAGTAAAACTAACTTATGGAAATCAATCTTCGGAACAAAATATTAAAATAGTTTTTGATCCAAGATTAAAATTATCTGATAATGCCATCAATCAAAAATATGAATCCGCTAAAAAACTAGAAAGCTACCAAGAAATTATGGTGAATGTTTTGAGACAGTTACAAGAAAGTAAAAAAATAGCCAGTAACTATAAGTCAAAATTAGCAAAGTCAGACAAGAAAAAATATAAGGAAAGTATTGAGGCATCCAAAGCAATAATTAAACAAATAGATACTTTAGTCGCTACTTTTTTAGGAAAAGTAGATAAAAGACAGGGAATAACAAGGAATCCAGAGGTAACCATAAATCAAAGACTAAATACCGCTAGGTGGTATGTTAACAGTCGTTTTGGTAATCAAACAGCTACAGAAGAAAGGCTGATACAACAATTTACAGAAGTATTTGAAAAAGCGATAAATAAAACGAACACTTTTTTTACAAACGATTGGAATAGGTATAAAGATAAAGTAGAGAAAATAACGATTTCACCTTTTAAAGAAACTAAAAGGTTTAGTATAAATTAA
- a CDS encoding Arc family DNA-binding protein, whose translation MAKKKAFALRLNEDMLKEIEKWASDEFRSTNGQIEWMLMQVLKQAKREPKKKEE comes from the coding sequence ATGGCAAAAAAGAAAGCATTTGCATTACGCTTAAATGAAGATATGCTCAAAGAAATTGAAAAATGGGCATCCGATGAGTTCCGTTCAACAAACGGACAAATAGAATGGATGTTAATGCAAGTATTAAAGCAAGCTAAAAGAGAACCTAAAAAGAAAGAAGAATAA
- a CDS encoding DUF4177 domain-containing protein yields the protein MKEYKVVNWKMGLTGNNQKLEDTLNSYAKQGWRVISIAEHSARIVFERDKNR from the coding sequence ATGAAAGAATATAAGGTAGTAAATTGGAAAATGGGACTTACTGGAAATAACCAGAAATTAGAAGATACTTTAAACAGTTATGCAAAACAAGGTTGGAGGGTAATTAGCATAGCTGAACATTCAGCTAGAATTGTGTTTGAAAGAGATAAAAACAGATAA
- a CDS encoding SPFH domain-containing protein, which translates to MKSEKIIKPANGYLLFFIVLVLFIGGIVMAIKTESPIYILATVIGLILSFGFILVNPNSSKVILLFGKYVGTIKQNGLYWANPLYKKKTISLRASNFDSERLKVNDKLGNPVMISTILVWRVTETYKAAFDVDNYENFVRVQTDAAVRKLASMYPYDNFADEGHEEDITLRSSVNEVSDALEKELEERLAIAGIEVLEARIGYLAYAQEIASAMLKRQQATAIVAARHKIVEGAVSMVEMALEELNKKEIVELDEERKAAMVSNLMVILCGDKEASPVLNTGTLNH; encoded by the coding sequence ATGAAGTCAGAAAAGATTATCAAACCAGCAAATGGATATTTATTATTCTTCATTGTACTAGTTCTTTTTATAGGAGGAATTGTTATGGCTATTAAAACTGAAAGCCCAATTTATATTTTAGCGACTGTAATTGGTTTAATATTGTCATTTGGGTTTATACTCGTAAATCCAAATTCATCAAAAGTTATATTACTATTTGGAAAATACGTAGGAACTATTAAGCAAAATGGATTGTATTGGGCAAACCCGTTGTATAAGAAAAAAACAATATCATTAAGAGCAAGTAACTTTGATAGTGAACGATTAAAAGTGAACGATAAATTAGGAAATCCAGTAATGATAAGTACTATTTTAGTTTGGAGAGTTACAGAAACTTACAAGGCAGCTTTTGATGTAGATAATTATGAGAATTTTGTTAGAGTACAAACTGATGCAGCCGTTAGAAAGTTAGCAAGCATGTACCCTTATGATAATTTTGCTGATGAAGGACATGAAGAAGATATTACTTTAAGATCTAGTGTTAATGAAGTAAGCGATGCTTTAGAAAAAGAGTTGGAAGAACGTTTAGCAATCGCAGGAATAGAAGTATTAGAAGCTAGGATAGGATACTTAGCGTATGCTCAGGAAATAGCAAGTGCTATGTTAAAACGTCAACAAGCAACAGCAATTGTAGCTGCAAGACATAAAATAGTTGAAGGTGCAGTAAGTATGGTAGAAATGGCTTTGGAAGAATTGAATAAAAAAGAAATTGTAGAATTAGATGAAGAGAGAAAAGCTGCAATGGTTAGTAATTTAATGGTGATTTTATGTGGAGATAAAGAAGCGTCACCAGTATTAAATACGGGAACTTTAAATCATTAA
- a CDS encoding S1/P1 nuclease, which translates to MTLRNLLLTIGFLTCLNVFSNDIVWGPTGHRATGKIAEKHLTKKAKRKIDQLLQGESLAFVSTYADEIKSDKNYRKFYSWHYVNMPLDGKYETSKKNPKGDLVTGINHCIAILKDKNSSIEEKRFYLKMLVHFMGDLHQPMHIGQKEDKGGNTIQVQWHGKGSNLHRVWDEDILNKWDMSYLELANNAKRLSKEQIKIIQKGNVIDWMYDTHKLTKEVYASAEIGENLRYPYSYIYFPIVRKQLQKGGLRLAKLLNDIFC; encoded by the coding sequence ATGACCCTACGAAATTTACTGTTAACTATCGGCTTTTTAACATGCTTAAATGTATTCTCTAATGATATTGTTTGGGGACCAACTGGACATAGAGCCACTGGAAAAATTGCTGAAAAACACTTAACTAAAAAGGCTAAAAGAAAAATAGACCAATTGTTACAAGGTGAAAGTTTAGCTTTTGTTTCTACTTATGCAGATGAGATAAAATCAGATAAAAACTATAGAAAGTTTTATTCTTGGCATTATGTGAATATGCCTTTAGATGGCAAATACGAAACCAGTAAGAAAAACCCGAAAGGAGATTTAGTTACTGGAATTAATCATTGTATTGCTATTTTGAAAGATAAAAATAGTTCTATTGAGGAAAAACGTTTTTATTTAAAAATGCTAGTACACTTTATGGGAGATCTACACCAACCTATGCATATTGGTCAAAAAGAAGATAAAGGAGGAAATACGATACAAGTTCAATGGCATGGCAAAGGTTCAAATTTACATAGAGTTTGGGATGAAGATATTCTTAACAAATGGGATATGAGTTACCTTGAATTAGCTAATAATGCCAAACGTTTATCTAAAGAACAAATAAAAATAATACAAAAAGGAAATGTGATTGATTGGATGTATGACACTCATAAACTAACTAAAGAAGTATATGCTTCTGCTGAAATAGGTGAAAACTTACGTTACCCTTACTCTTATATTTACTTCCCTATAGTTAGAAAACAACTACAAAAAGGTGGTTTACGTTTAGCTAAACTTTTAAATGATATTTTTTGTTAA
- a CDS encoding DUF3467 domain-containing protein gives MEDNNNNNEPQLNIELDQEVAEGTYSNLAIINHSVSEFIVDFINIMPGVPKAKVKSRIILTPQHAKRLTKALADNIRKFEQAHGEIKDYEQPPIPMNFGGTTGEA, from the coding sequence ATGGAAGATAATAATAACAATAACGAACCTCAATTAAATATAGAATTAGATCAAGAAGTAGCTGAAGGAACTTATAGTAATTTAGCTATTATTAATCATTCTGTATCTGAGTTTATAGTAGATTTTATTAATATTATGCCAGGAGTGCCAAAAGCTAAAGTAAAATCAAGAATTATTTTAACGCCTCAACATGCTAAAAGATTAACAAAAGCTTTAGCAGATAATATTAGAAAGTTTGAGCAAGCTCATGGTGAAATTAAAGATTATGAGCAACCACCAATACCAATGAATTTTGGAGGAACAACTGGAGAAGCCTAA